The genomic segment AGGAGGATCAAACGATAGCGTCGATTTTTTACTGAACTACTAAAAAACGGGGACGGGTCTCCAAAGTTGGAGATGCTGCACCACTTCTGCAGCCAGGCTGTGGGGGTGTTGGAGGCCGGAGGCAATCAGTGCGGCCCCCAGAGCGGCCTCGAAGCCGTGGGGTTCGTGAGGAGCGTAGGGGAAATAATAGAGCTGATAGACCTCGCTGAGGCGGGTAGCCAGGGCCTCGCTGCGCCGGCCACTGATCACCACCTCATCCAGGTGGTGGATAGCCAGCAGGCCGGCCAGATCGCGTAGCAACCCCTCCCAGTAGGCCTGTTCGAAGGTACCTTCTGCCGGAGCTGGAGCCAGAGGCAAAGGCAGCGCCAGATCGCGCGGTGTCCCGTGGACCCCATTGGTCAAGTAGCCATCCTCGACCACCAGTATCTGCCAGGAAGCGCTGCGTGCCTCCAGGGTGAGAAAACGCATCTCTGGCCAGCTGGCCTCGCGCTGACGCAGGCGATAAAGCAGTGTCACCACGCGGCAGACTGCCGCGGGGCTGCCAGGTAGGCGCTCCAACAGCAAACGATAAGCCGGTACCGTGGGCACATGTGCCAGGCCAGGAAGCACATAGCTATGGAGGTTCAGACTGCGCAGCGTCTCCACGAAGCCTGTCAGGGCCAGTGGAGCACCTTCCTGCGTCTGTGGCAGGGCTTCGCCTGCTGCGCTGGCTATCCGAGAGCTTGGGGCCAGGACGGGCTCATCGTAGCCAGTTGTCCAGGCATCAATCTGCTCAGACACCAGGCGATCAAGTCGCTCAAGAGGCAGGCCATTGCCGGCTGCCAGCGTAATGACCGGTTCTGGGAAGAGGGCGCAGAGGCGAGTCAGGCCGGCCAGCAGCTCGGCGGGCGACGCGAAGCAGTGATATTCCGGCGGCTGGGCCTCATCCAACAAACAGAGCTTCCAGCTTCTGCGACCGTAGTCAATACCGATGCTCAGGCTCATCATCTCTGCTCCCATGCCCCATTCCGCCAGAGAGCGGCGCACGGCCAGGCGTACCCCTGTATTCGTCCGTGCCTGCCTCTCTTCTCCACCACCCACGGCTCAGTTTTGGTCTTTGCCTGAAATTATAACATGTCGTTACGCCCT from the Thermogemmatispora onikobensis genome contains:
- a CDS encoding DUF1464 family protein, with the translated sequence MGGGEERQARTNTGVRLAVRRSLAEWGMGAEMMSLSIGIDYGRRSWKLCLLDEAQPPEYHCFASPAELLAGLTRLCALFPEPVITLAAGNGLPLERLDRLVSEQIDAWTTGYDEPVLAPSSRIASAAGEALPQTQEGAPLALTGFVETLRSLNLHSYVLPGLAHVPTVPAYRLLLERLPGSPAAVCRVVTLLYRLRQREASWPEMRFLTLEARSASWQILVVEDGYLTNGVHGTPRDLALPLPLAPAPAEGTFEQAYWEGLLRDLAGLLAIHHLDEVVISGRRSEALATRLSEVYQLYYFPYAPHEPHGFEAALGAALIASGLQHPHSLAAEVVQHLQLWRPVPVF